In the Pseudoliparis swirei isolate HS2019 ecotype Mariana Trench chromosome 19, NWPU_hadal_v1, whole genome shotgun sequence genome, one interval contains:
- the LOC130210086 gene encoding protein Wnt-8a-like, translated as MTGPKAHLAYARSVQGGAQSGIDECKHQFAWDRWNCPDSATQLRGLKRGYTITQDSFICLFSLSSATRETSFVHAISAAGVMYTLTRNCSLGDLDNCGCDVSKNGKIGGRGWLWGGCSDNVDFGERISKQYVDAQETGQDSRAAVNLHNNAAGRLAVKATMKRICRCHGMSESCSVQTCWTQLSDFREIGNYLRSKHDQAQKLDVDRKRMRAGNSADNRGAVVDAFGGVAQTELLYLEDSPDYCRRNTSMGLYGTEGRECVQHGDGLTPWERRSCRRLCHECGLRVDERRVDAVSSCNCKFHWCCTVDCDHCSQVVVTHLCARREGADGTGFRRRYRGPN; from the exons ATGACCGGACCCAAG GCCCACCTCGCGTACGCGCGCAGCGTGCAGGGCGGCGCGCAGAGCGGCATCGACGAGTGCAAACACCAGTTCGCGTGGGACCGATGGAACTGCCCCGACTCGGCCACGCAGCTCAGAGGACTGAAACGCG GATATACAATAACACAGGAC AGTTTTATttgcctcttttctctctcatcaGCCACCAGAGAGACTTCTTTCGTCCACGCCATCAGCGCCGCGGGGGTCATGTACACTCTGACCCGGAACTGCAGCCTGGGAGACCTGGACAACTGCGGCTGCGACGTCTCCAAGAACGGGAAGATCG GCGGTCGCGGCTGGCTGTGGGGAGGCTGCAGCGACAACGTGGACTTCGGGGAGCGGATTTCCAAACAGTACGTGGACGCGCAGGAGACGGGGCAGGACTCCCGGGCCGCCGTCAACCTGCACAACAACGCGGCGGGGCGGCTG GCAGTGAAGGCAACGATGAAGCGCATCTGCAGATGTCACGGCATGTCGGAGAGCTGCAGTGTCCAAACCTGCTGGACGCAGCTGTCCGACTTCAGAGAGATCGGCAACTACCTGAGGAGCAAGCACGACCAGGCGCAGAAGCTGGACGTGGACAGAAAGCGCATGCGCGCCGGCAACAGCGCGGACAACCGGGGCGCCGTGGTGGACGCGTTCGGCGGCGTCGCGCAGACGGAGCTCCTCTACCTGGAGGACTCCCCGGACTACTGCCGGCGGAACACCAGCATGGGCCTGTACGGCACCGAGGGCCGGGAGTGCGTGCAGCACGGAGACGGGCTCACCCCGTGGGAGAGGCGCAGCTGCCGCCGGCTGTGCCACGAATGCGGCCTGCGCGTGGACGAGCGGCGCGTGGACGCGGTGAGCAGCTGCAACTGCAAATTCCACTGGTGCTGCACGGTGGACTGCGACCACTGCTCCCAGGTCGTCGTGACGCACCTGTGCGCGAGGAGGGAGGGCGCGGACGGGACCGGCTTCAGACGGAGGTACCGAGGACCCAACTGA
- the foxi3b gene encoding forkhead box protein I3b, with product MSTFEVQGQSPPRCGPQFPSLGQEPPELSMYSDCYYPPPSLPSPQRTAPTAYDLSDYAASSPNPYLWFNGSGINTPPYLAAAGPPGNPGPPFVPQHYGMQRPYLGPAGAGVPGGELSWFSLPSQEDLMKLVRPPYSYSALIAMAIHGAPDRRLTLSQIYQYVADNFPFYNKSKAGWQNSIRHNLSLNDCFKKVPRDEDDPGKGNYWTLDPNCEKMFDNGNFRRKRKRKSDSLPGADGGSGVPESCDSERGSPEDSTGLNISPAPDRIPSPSSAGPAAAPSCLSSFLSEMSGVTSGGEVVGGDGLNRPLQINLDGPHRTTQPGGFGSYSPNSGGPEWGPHGPAAPVLSSSPAHASLGYAGPVLSQYSGSSGHFYPTLGSTGIIYHREGTEV from the exons ATGTCGACGTTTGAGGTGCAGGGTCAGTCTCCTCCTCGCTGCGGCCCGCAGTTCCCCAGCCTGGGCCAGGAGCCCCCCGAGCTCAGCATGTACAGCGACTGCTACTACCCTCCGCCGTCGCTGCCGAGTCCGCAGCGCACCGCGCCGACCGCCTACGACCTGAGCGACTACGCCGCCTCCTCCCCGAACCCGTACCTGTGGTTCAACGGCTCCGGGATCAACACGCCGCCGTACCTGGCCGCCGCGGGGCCGCCGGGTAACCCCGGACCCCCCTTTGTCCCTCAGCACTACGGAATGCAGAGGCCTTACCTGGGTCCGGCCGGCGCCGGGGTTCCGGGAGGGGAGCTGAGCTGGTTCTCCCTGCCCTCGCAAGAGGACCTGATGAAGCTGGTCCGGCCGCCGTACTCCTACTCCGCCCTCATCGCCATGGCGATCCACGGGGCGCCGGACCGGAGGCTGACGCTGAGTCAGATCTATCAGTACGTGGCCGACAACTTCCCGTTCTACAACAAGAGCAAAGCGGGCTGGCAGAACTCCATCAGACACAACCTGTCGCTCAACGACTGCTTCAAGAAAGTCCCGAGAGACGAGGACGATCCAG GCAAGGGCAACTACTGGACCCTCGACCCGAACTGCGAAAAGATGTTCGACAACGGAAACTTCCGtcgcaagaggaagaggaagtccgATTCCCTCCCCGGCGCCGACGGCGGCTCGGGGGTCCCGGAGTCGTGCGACAGCGAGCGGGGGAGCCCCGAGGACTCGACCGGCCTCAACATCTCGCCCGCGCCGGACCGGATCCCCTCCCCGTCGTCGGCGggcccggcggcggcgccgtcGTGTCTCAGCAGCTTCCTGTCCGAGATGTCCGGCGTGACGTCCGGCGGCGAGGTGGTGGGAGGCGACGGGCTGAACCGGCCGCTGCAGATCAACCTGGACGGGCCTCACAGAACCACGCAGCCCGGCGGCTTCGGCAGCTACTCCCCCAACTCGGGCGGGCCGGAGTGGGGGCCCCACGGCCCGGCCGCCCCCGTGCTCTCCTCCTCGCCCGCCCACGCCTCCCTCGGCTACGCCGGCCCCGTCCTCAGCCAGTACAGCGGGTCCAGTGGGCATTTCTACCCCACGCTGGGCTCGACAGGCATCATCTACCACCGCGAGGGCACCGAGGTGTGA
- the syce3 gene encoding synaptonemal complex central element protein 3, producing MADSSPMPELPQESIDDVLELNKDLERIIEAVEDLSVQLTWMGYDMVALRTSPELGTSMQNLSEAFQRCHAIICGDHEPEPESGS from the exons ATGGCCGATTCCTCTCCGATGCCCGAGCTGCCGCAGGAGAGCATCGACGACGTGTTGGAGCTGAACAAAGACCTGGAGCGAATTATAGAAGCCGTTGAGGACTTATCAG TGCAGCTCACCTGGATGGGCTACGACATGGTGGCGCTGCGGACCAGTCCCGAGCTGGGCACCTCCATGCAGAACCTGAGCGAGGCCTTCCAGAGATGTCACGCTATCATCTGCGGAGACCACGAACCGGAGCCAGAGAGCGGCAGCTGA
- the LOC130210110 gene encoding protein Wnt-8a-like: MTGPKAFLTYAGSVQVGAQSGMDECKHQFALGKWNCPENTLQLSTHNGLRSATRETSFVHAISAAGVMYTLTKNCSMGDFDNCGCDDSRIRQTGGRGWIWGGCSDNVAFGEKISKLFVDALEGGHDSRAAVNLHNNEAGRLAIKATMRKACKCHGVSGSCSIQTCWMQLADFREVGNYLKVKHVHAKKLEMDKKPARAGNSADNRGGIAHAFRSIARTALIYLEDSPDYCVKNRSRGFPGTEGRECLKGNKSVSQWERKSCRRLCYECGLRVVEKRMEVVSSCNCKFHWCCTVRCDRCVHVVTKYYCARKGGGRKPHNKTKRRHRARGH; the protein is encoded by the exons ATGACGGGACCGAAG GCGTTCCTCACCTATGCCGGCAGTGTGCAAGTGGGCGCGCAGAGTGGGATGGACGAGTGTAAACACCAGTTCGCGTTGGGGAAGTGGAACTGCCCGGAGAACACGCTCCAGTTGTCCACACACAACGGCCTCCGAAGTG CCACGAGGGAGACGTCTTTTGTCCACGCCATCAGCGCGGCAGGGGTGATGTACACGCTCACCAAGAACTGCAGTATGGGAGACTTTGACAACTGCGGCTGTGACGACTCCAgaatcagacagacag GTGGCAGGGGCTGGATTTGGGGAGGCTGCAGTGATAACGTGGCGTTCGGAGAGAAGATCTCCAAACTGTTCGTGGACGCGCTGGAAGGTGGGCACGACTCCCGGGCAGCAGTCAACCTGCACAACAACGAGGCGGGCAGACTG GCTATCAAAGCTACCATGAGGAAAGCATGCAAGTGCCACGGGGTGTCCGGAAGCTGCAGCATCCAAACCTGCTGGATGCAGCTGGCCGACTTCAGAGAGGTGGGCAACTACCTGAAGGTGAAGCACGTGCACGCGAAGAAGCTGGAGATGGACAAGAAGCCGGCGCGCGCCGGGAACAGCGCGGACAACCGAGGGGGCATCGCGCACGCGTTCCGGAGCATCGCCCGCACCGCGCTCATCTACCTGGAGGACTCGCCGGACTACTGCGTCAAGAACCGGAGCCGCGGGTTCCCCGGCACCGAGGGCCGCGAGTGTCTGAAGGGCAACAAGAGCGTGTCCCAGTGGGAGCGGAAGAGCTGCCGCCGGCTGTGCTACGAGTGCGGCCTGCGGGTCGTGGAGAAGCGCATGGAGGTGGTCAGCAGCTGCAACTGCAAGTTCCACTGGTGCTGCACGGTGCGCTGCGACCGGTGCGTGCACGTCGTCACCAAATATTACTGCGCGCGTAAAGGCGGCGGGAGGAAACCACACAATAAAACCAAGCGGCGGCACCGTGCGCGCGGGCACTGA